One Lucilia cuprina isolate Lc7/37 chromosome 4, ASM2204524v1, whole genome shotgun sequence DNA segment encodes these proteins:
- the LOC111684952 gene encoding homeobox protein prospero isoform X1 produces the protein MMSSEEDNECFGLFTDDKTLLKTTLALNSTNNTPPLAVDTTSATATICPELTAKIEIPSTSSTPNLLHLEDDELGDLTAGQLNTNNINPQPNELLTNGGNSDLLVYKEEKGEKHNLQDTNTIKNHHDENQQTEANQQQQQQPDVYLDEGENGEENGNISSVNVNTNNNNNNNSTNDEGDDEVIFLFGQQQQQHNNNTLNTTSTTCTATTTTNTNANNNNKNTASASNLTTTLTTTTTTTTTALTTTTTTTTTTKNNNNTNSSSSPSSSSTFTNTTQQQVVTDVDDNLESSHKGAVNKTTSSLSSCGLKNFRNSLNTLHSIKNSNKLNTNSNNINNNSTTSGSITNKKETKFKVNNVTKSSLKIKLSKSPLNTNSNLNSNPNTTTANNNTNNLFSETHKQVNDFCTKLTNLNANNLNNLNNSSNDCLLNSLEELQQQQQKSDLSVFSSLPNFISHLQNSTSPQLLGQTPAVLTPSTAAALMSSAAAAAAGAAGQALYGALLNSSQQQQQQQSSTSSSPLTNKTFSCNNNNLNSLNSPNSGSVSSSPTSSLLTGQFTTALGNLFGANGFGSAKMLNELFGRQMKQAQDATSGLPTSLDNAMLAAAMESATNAELLSAANLVNSLGLNNSNKLLNNNNNTISSNNSNNHSNDQQISPQTPTPKNRRTSNCSERSLEENGLVTRSQDMLNSPPRTPSVGNTSTNGVVTTSSGAPNSPSLQQQQNDLAHHMLRNILQGKKELMQLDQELRSVISQQQQMKENQDSTLKHNNNNSSLANNNNNNNNNNSESKENSSNVINLIEDSMSEIKIKSEPLVQQTPLELMNGSVAQERRKSSDSEGLQSQHDLEDHQSEADHLDNNDHEQNDLNLPAQVTKKEADDILEDVELMGLNSRSDLESLASPSQSDMMLLDNSKDDLEEEIDKELNPGLNKKSDLKRARVENIVSTMRASPSSQQHLQVNGCKKRKLYQPQQHAMERYVAAAAGLNFGLNLQSMMLTDDGDSDENESPQLQQKRNEKNALKSQLRSMQEQLAEMQQKYVQLCSRMEQESECQEIEDNNSDSMEQEDNNGDLSPSPSLNEVKQTVDNERASSTSPSLNLKNGKHLATSNSSLNLDSNPNNVLSQMMSKMITGKLHNPLVQHAHMQQSFNAPLPLLQHMPQLQTPEGGLPHPAISNAAAMYLGQQFFFEQEARMAKEAAEQQQQQAQQQQLQQQAQQQQQEQQEQQRRFEQEQQQRRKEEQAQQQQQQQLQRQHQLQQLQQQQEQQTMHQPPRPQMHHNRHHGRHNTALKTELSEKFNMLRSSSNSIMRMSGADLEGLADVLKSEITTSLSALVDTIVTRFVHQRRLFSKQSDSVAAAAEQLNKDLMLASQILDRKSPRTKQADRSNNNSTNSSQSAQSTAGVNAGNNGTLLLVNNNSNNNTNSSTNSLNNNPNTNSNPNIPQQQTPQQQQLGHLHSNVSNTGPPLLTAGPVNSVNVNVNVPPQHMNNPCQTLAPTTTNQVVTPNMAAQLNAQTCQSLIAAPRLNGSQLSFPSPAAAAAAAMGLQMHHAAAAAAMSAAAAASGQQQNLQVLNQAHHAQNLNDNNSVNVNVNMANLSSNNSNNNNSNNLNNLNNLNNLNNMSTNNNNSNNNNNCNNTNNNSLSTINIPPPHIRPSPTAAAMFQAPKTPQGMNPVAAAALYNSMTGGQVGPMQPNPFCMPEPRDQQQQQQQPQQQQQQQQQQQQQQQQQQQLLEQNEALSLVVTPKKKRHKVTDTRITPRTVSRILAQDGMVPPSPQNNGQQLQSNQNNGPCNNNNNMNPASLNNNNNNTNCNNTLNANNLQQQQQQLMNTSNSSNNSNNNTTPAQSPSPRGQAPANYHPQAPPPPPPPMMPVSLPTSVAIPNPSLHESQVFSPYSPFFNPHPPHAPPPPPHGPHSGGPHAPPTAAQMHHMKLTASPPGGLASLMDSRDGSPPLPPHPSTMLHPALLAAAHHGGSPDYSAHLRAAMDAQDRSSDCNSADMQFEGMQPTISFLKQQMIKNSDSLTTSHSSTLTPMHLRKAKLMFFWVRYPSSSVLKMYFPDIKFNKNNTAQLVKWFSNFREFYYIQMEKYARQAVTEGVKCAEDLHISGDSELYRVLNLHYNRNNHIEVPQNFRFVVEQTLREFFRAIQGGKDTEQSWKKSIYKIISRLDDPVPEYFKSPNFLEQLE, from the exons ATGATGTCATCAGAGGAGGATAACGAATGTTTTGGGTTGTTTACTGATGATAAgactttattaaaaacaacattggCCTTAAATTCCACTAATAATACGCCACCTTTGGCTGTCGATACAActtcagcaacagcaacaatttgCCCCGAACTAACGGCGAAAATCGAAATACCTTCTACGTCCTCAACTCCCAACTTATTGCATTTGGAAGACGATGAATTGGGAGATTTAACAGCAGgacaattaaatacaaataatataaaccCACAACCAAACGAATTATTAACAAACGGTGGTAACAGCGATCTTCTGgtatataaagaagaaaaaggCGAAAAACACAACTTACAAGATACAAATACTATAAAAAACCACCACGACGAGAACCAACAAACGGAAGcaaaccaacagcaacaacaacagccagACGTATACCTCGACGAAGGGGAGAACGGCGAGGAGAACGGCAACATTAGCAGTGTTAATGTtaatacaaataacaataataataataacagtacAAACGACGAAGGAGACGACGAAGTTATATTTCTCTTCggccaacagcaacaacaacataataataatactcTTAATACAACTTCCACTACTTGTACGGCGACGACGACTACTAATACTAAcgcaaataataacaacaaaaacacagcGTCTGCTTCAAATTTAACAACGACCCTTACGACTACAaccaccacaacaacaacagctctAACAACTACGACAACAACGACGACTACGAcgaagaataataataatacgaaCTCAtcgtcatcaccatcatcatcgtcTACATTCACAAATACTACACAACAACAAGTCGTAACAGACGTTGATGATAACTTAGAAAGTAGTCATAAAGGTGCCGTCAATAAGACAACATCGTCATTGTCGTCGTGcggcttaaaaaattttagaaattcctTAAATACGTtacattcaataaaaaattcaaataaacttaatacgaatagtaataatataaataataactcAACTACTAGTGGAAGTATAACtaataaaaaggaaacaaaatttaaagttaataacGTGACAAAATCgtccttaaaaataaaattatcaaaatctcctttaaatacaaattcaaatttaaactcGAATCCCAACACAACAACTgctaataataatacaaataatttatttagtgaAACCCATAAACAAGTGAATGATTTTTGTACGAAATTAACAAATCTCaatgcaaataatttaaataatttgaataattcATCTAATGATTGTTTGCTAAATTCTCTAGAGGaattacagcaacaacagcaaaaaagtgatttaagtgttttttcctcattgccaaattttataagtCATTTGCAAAATTCTACCAGTCCACAATTGCTCGGTCAAACGCCTGCCGTATTAACGCCGTCAACAGCTGCTGCCTTAATGAGTAGTGCTGCTGCGGCTGCCGCGGGTGCCGCTGGACAAGCTCTATATGGGGCCTTATTAAACTcttcacaacaacaacaacagcaacaatccTCAACCTCAAGCTCACCTTTAaccaataaaacattttcgtgtaataataacaatttaaattcgtTAAATTCGCCCAATTCGGGTTCGGTATCCTCGTCGCCCACCTCGTCTCTATTAACGGGTCAATTTACAACCGCTTTGGGTAATTTGTTTGGGGCCAACGGTTTCGGTTCGGCTAAAATGTTAAACGAACTATTTGGTCGTCAAATGAAGCAGGCCCAGGATGCTACCAGTGGTTTACCCACCTCTTTGGATAATGCCATGCTGGCCGCTGCCATGGAATCGGCCACCAATGCCGAACTCCTCAGTGCCGCCAATCTGGTTAACAGTTTGGGTCTAAACAACTCGAATAAATTgctcaacaataacaacaataccaTCAGCAGCAATAATAGCAACAATCATTCAAATGATCAACAAATCTCGCCTCAAACTCCCACTCCCAAAAATCGTCGCACTAGTAACTGTAGTGAAAGGTCTTTGGAGGAAAATGGTTTGGTTACACGTTCTCAGGATATGTTAAACTCACCGCCAAGAACACCCTCTGTGGGCAATACATCCACCAATGGTGTGGTGACCACTAGCTCAGGAGCTCCCAATTCTCCCTCgctgcaacagcaacaaaacgaTTTGGCTCATCATATGTTGCGCAATATTTTGCAGGGCAAGAAAGAGCTCATGCAGTTGGATCAAGAATTGAGATCTGTCATCAGTCAGCAGCAACAAATGAAGGAGAACCAGGACTCTACGCTAAAgcacaataataacaattccTCTTTggctaataacaataataacaataacaacaataattccGAAAGCAAAGAAAATTCTTCGAATGTTATTAATTTGATAGAAGATTCTATGtcggaaataaaaattaaaagtgagcCTTTGGTGCAGCAAACACCCTTAGAACTTATGAATGGTTCAGTGGCTCAAGAAAGACGTAAATCGTCTGATTCTGAAGGTTTGCAATCGCAACATGATCTCGAAGATCATCAAAGCGAAGCAGATCATTTGGATAATAATGATCATGAACAAAATGATCTAAATTTGCCTGCTCAAGTTACCAAAAAAGAAGCCGATGACATCTTGGAAGATGTAGAATTAATGGGTTTGAATTCACGCTCCGATTTGGAGTCTCTGGCTTCACCCAGCCAATCTGATATGATGTTATTGGATAACAGCAAAGATGATTTGGAAGAGGAAATAGATAAGGAACTTAATCCTGGTCTAAACAAAAAATCGGACTTAAAGCGTGCCCGTGTAGAGAATATAGTATCTACCATGCGTGCCAGTCCTTCATCGCAGCAACATTTGCAAGTAAATGGCTGCAAAAAGCGTAAACTGTACCAGCCTCAGCAACACGCCATGGAACGTTATGTGGCCGCTGCTGCTGGTCTTAATTTTGGTCTCAATCTACAAAGTATGATGCTCACCGATGATGGTGATTCCGATGAAAACGAATCACCTCAATTGCAGCAAAAGCGTAATGAAAAGAATGCTCTCAAATCCCAATTAAGATCCATGCAGGAACAATTGGCCGAGATGCAGCAGAAGTATGTGCAATTATGCTCACGCATGGAACAGGAATCGGAGTGTCAAGAAATCGAAGACAACAACAGCGATAGCATGGAACAGGAGGATAACAATGGTGATCTATCACCTTCTCCTTCGCTCAACGAAGTAAAACAGACAGTAGACAATGAAAGAGCCTCCTCCACCTCGCCTTCATTGAATTTGAAAAATGGTAAGCATTTGGCCACATCTAATTCATCTTTGAATTTAGATTCAAATCCCAATAATGTGTTGTCTCAAATGATGAGCAAAATGATCACGGGTAAATTACACAACCCTTTAGTACAGCATGCTCATATGCAGCAATCGTTCAATGCTCCACTGCCTTTGTTGCAGCATATGCCACAATTGCAGACGCCTGAAGGGGGTTTACCTCATCCGGCTATTAGCAATGCAGCTGCCATGTATTTGGGGCAGCAGTTCTTCTTCGAACAGGAAGCTAGAATGGCCAAAGAAGCTGccgaacaacagcaacaacaggcccaacagcaacaattgcaacaacaagctcaacagcagcagcaagagcaacaagaacaacaaagaCGCTTTGAGCAGGAGCAACAACAGAGACGCAAAGAAGAACAAgctcaacagcagcaacaacaacagttgCAAAGACAACACCAGCTGCAACAATTGCAgcagcaacaagaacaacaaaccATGCACCAACCTCCCAGACCTCAAATGCATCACAACAGACATCATGGCCGCCACAATACCGCCCTGAAGACTGAACTCTCggaaaaattcaatatgttgcGTTCCAGCTCTAATTCGATCATGCGTATGTCGGGAGCCGACCTCGAAGGTCTAGCCGATGTCCTTAAATCCGAAATAACCACATCACTCTCAGCTCTCGTAGACACAATTGTCACGCGATTTGTTCACCAAAGACGCCTCTTCAGCAAACAATCCGATTCAGTGGCCGCTGCTGCCGAGCAACTGAACAAGGATCTGATGTTGGCCTCACAAATCTTGGATCGCAAGTCGCCACGCACAAAACAGGCCGACAGATCGAACAACAACAGCACGAACAGTTCACAATCCGCCCAATCAACAGCAGGAGTTAATGCAGGTAATAATGGTACTCTACTCCTagttaataataatagtaataataatactaatagCTCAACgaatagtttaaataataatccAAATACTAACTCTAATCCAAATATACCACAACAACAAacgccacaacaacaacaattgggTCACTTGCACAGCAATGTAAGTAACACAGGCCCACCTCTGCTAACGGCAGGACCGGTTAACAGTGTCAATGTCAATGTTAATGTGCCACCACAGCACATGAACAATCCTTGTCAAACACTGGCCCCAACGACCACAAATCAAGTTGTTACGCCAAATATGGCCGCCCAATTAAATGCTCAGACTTGTCAAAGTCTTATAGCTGCACCACGCCTCAACGGCAGTCAACTGTCATTTCCCTCGccagcagcagcagctgctgcagCGATGGGCTTACAAATGCATCATGCAGCAGCGGCGGCTGCTATGTCAGCCGCAGCTGCCGCCTCTGGTCAACAACAAAACCTGCAGGTTCTCAATCAAGCACATCATGCTCAAAATCTCAATGACAACAATAGTGTCAATGTCAATGTGAACATGGCCAATCTGAGTAGTAACAAtagtaacaataacaatagtaaCAATCTTAATAATCTGAACAATCTTAACAATCTGAACAATATGAGTACgaacaataataatagtaataacaataataactgtAACAATACTAACAACAATAGTTTAAGTACCATAAATATACCACCACCTCATATACGACCTTCGCCCACAGCGGCAGCAATGTTTCAGGCACCCAAAACACCACAAGGCATGAATCCTGTAGCTGCAGCAGCCCTTTATAATTCGATGACCGGAGGCCAAGTAGGACCCATGCAACCAAATCCCTTCTGTATGCCCGAACCTAGAgatcagcaacaacagcagcagcaaccacaacaacagcagcaacagcaacaacagcagcagcaacaacaacagcagcagcaacagttgTTGGAACAAAACGAAGCCTTGAGTCTGGTAGTGACACCCAAAAAGAAACGTCATAAGGTCACAGATACACGCATAACACCACGTACGGTTAGCAGAATATTGGCTCAAGACGGCATGGTACCGCCTAGCCCACAAAACAATGGACAACAATTGCAATCGAATCAAAACAATGGACCctgcaataataacaacaacatgaatCCCGCCTCGctgaacaacaataataacaacacaaaTTGCAATAACACGTTAAATGCAAACAAtctacagcagcagcaacagcagctaATGAACactagcaacagcagcaacaatagtAATAACAATACAACACCCGCCCAAAGTCCTTCTCCTAGAGGTCAAGCGCCCGCTAACTATCACCCACAAGCgccgccaccaccaccacctcccATGATGCCCGTTTCGTTGCCCACCTCGGTCGCCATACCAAATCCTTCGCTGCACGAGTCACAAGTCTTCTCACCGTACAGTCCATTCTTTAATCCACATCCACCGCATGCACCACCACCGCCACCCCATGGCCCACACAGTGGTGGTCCCCATGCCCCGCCCACAGCCGCTCAAATGCATCACATGAAACTCACAGCCTCACCACCCGGCGGTCTCGCCAGTCTAATGGACTCACGCGATGGTTCACCACCACTGCCGCCACATCCATCCACCATGCTACATCCCGCCCTCTTAGCGGCCGCCCATCACGGTGGCTCACCCGACTACAGTGCACATTTGCGCGCCGCCATGGATGCTCAAGATCGTAGTTCCGATTGCAATTCAGCTGATATGCAATTCGAGGGTATGCAACCCACCATCTCATTTTTGAAACAACAAATGAT CAAAAATAGCGATTCATTAACCACATCGCATTCCTCAACCCTAACGCCGATGCATTTGAGAAAGGCGAAATTGATGTTCTTCTGGGTGCGTTATCCCAGCTCATCGgtattgaaaatgtattttcccgatattaaattcaataaaaataatacagcaCAATTGGTGAAATGGTTCTCGAATTTCCG AGAATTCTACTATATACAAATGGAGAAATATGCTCGTCAAGCTGTTACCGAAGGTGTTAAATGTGCCGAAGATTTGCACATTAGCGGCGATAGTGAACTCTATAGAGTATTGAATTTACACTATAATCGCAACAATCATATCGAg gttcCCCAAAATTTCCGTTTTGTAGTGGAGCAAACATTACGTGAATTTTTCCGCGCTATACAAGGTGGCAAAGATACAGAACAATCGTGGAAGAAatcaatttacaaaattatatcgCGTCTCGATGATCCAGTAccagaatattttaaatctcCAAATTTTTTGGAACAATTGGAGTAG